The following proteins come from a genomic window of Chloracidobacterium sp.:
- a CDS encoding bifunctional folylpolyglutamate synthase/dihydrofolate synthase, translated as MNFDEANGYLLSLGNEVEAMKLGLENIRTLLTALGEPHENYLKVQVAGTNGKGSVCAFLDSICGEAGIRRGLYTSPHLVSITERIKIDGDDISESDFARLAALVRETSERLLAEGKLTYTPTFFEQVTAIALTAFAEAKVELAILETGLGGRLDATTAANAEIAAITRIGLDHQEYLGDTIEEIAAEKAAIIREQTEAVLIGRQSPPVMNVLRDVIGEAHRRGVFVRETAVVFDESALGMPLRSLVGSLSLRGAHQVENAEVAILVADALRTHFSIRDQDISAGLRSAIHPGRLEYQDNFLLDGAHNVAGAEALAAYLDEFVDKPITMIFGAMKEKDISKIAKILWPRAERVILTRPANIRALSPDGLLAQAPASIDRSKVVKTENVADALEKAREVTPPGGMILVTGSLYLVGEVKKLFNN; from the coding sequence ATGAATTTTGACGAAGCAAACGGTTATCTTTTATCGCTCGGCAACGAGGTCGAGGCGATGAAGCTCGGGTTGGAGAATATACGGACGCTTCTAACTGCTCTTGGGGAACCGCATGAGAATTATCTCAAGGTTCAAGTTGCGGGGACCAACGGAAAAGGCTCGGTGTGCGCGTTTCTGGATTCGATCTGCGGCGAGGCTGGCATTCGGCGTGGGCTCTATACTTCGCCGCACCTTGTTTCGATCACCGAACGCATAAAGATAGACGGTGACGATATCAGCGAGAGCGATTTTGCCAGGCTTGCTGCGTTGGTCCGCGAGACCTCCGAAAGGCTTCTTGCCGAGGGCAAGCTGACCTACACGCCCACTTTCTTTGAACAGGTAACGGCGATCGCTCTGACGGCTTTTGCCGAAGCGAAGGTCGAACTCGCAATTCTCGAAACCGGCCTCGGAGGTCGGCTAGACGCAACGACTGCCGCCAACGCAGAGATAGCCGCGATAACTCGGATCGGCCTGGACCATCAGGAATACCTCGGCGACACGATCGAAGAGATCGCAGCGGAAAAGGCGGCAATAATCCGTGAACAGACGGAAGCCGTATTGATCGGCCGGCAATCTCCGCCAGTAATGAATGTCCTCCGTGACGTGATCGGAGAGGCTCACCGTAGAGGCGTTTTTGTTCGTGAGACAGCCGTGGTTTTCGACGAAAGCGCACTCGGGATGCCGCTGCGATCTCTTGTCGGGAGCCTGAGCCTTCGCGGTGCTCACCAGGTCGAGAATGCCGAAGTTGCGATACTTGTGGCAGATGCGTTGCGAACGCATTTTTCGATAAGAGACCAGGATATTAGCGCGGGCCTGAGATCTGCGATCCATCCCGGACGGCTTGAATACCAGGACAATTTCTTGCTCGACGGTGCGCACAACGTTGCCGGAGCCGAGGCCCTTGCTGCTTACCTCGATGAGTTTGTAGACAAGCCGATCACAATGATCTTTGGCGCGATGAAAGAGAAGGACATAAGCAAGATCGCCAAAATTTTATGGCCGCGGGCCGAGCGAGTGATATTGACGCGGCCGGCAAATATAAGAGCCTTGTCACCTGATGGACTTTTGGCTCAGGCGCCGGCGAGTATTGATAGATCCAAAGTAGTTAAAACCGAAAACGTGGCCGATGCTCTCGAAAAAGCTCGAGAAGTTACACCTCCGGGAGGCATGATTTTAGTCACCGGATCTCTTTACCTGGTTGGTGAAGTTAAGAAGTTGTTCAATAATTGA
- a CDS encoding Gfo/Idh/MocA family oxidoreductase, whose protein sequence is MTTKTDRREFLVTTAGLAAVPALLSAPNAKAQNGPKAGWAIVGLGNYAQYAMQRFAPSNTSRIAALVSSDRAKAEQFAIRYSVRSDSIYNYENFDSIKDNKDVSVVYIITPNGTHADLAIRAMEAGKHVIVEKTMAATTVDAIRMINAAKRLNKKLMVAYRARFEPFNQNVIRMAREEEFGKITSIVAHKGFAIGNALGKNNWRLDRKLIGGGSLVDIGVYSVQACRYIAGAEPVEVTASISNTSGDPRFKDVEESIAFTLKFPNGCLATGSASWNYSLQNYFRAVGTKGWVELDPATSNANLRMFASKDVVRSGPAPQPSRVVEERFFPSVDQLPVMFDHFSDCVLNDKQPMLAMEEGLRDLEVIEAIYESARTGKAVTPKYAAI, encoded by the coding sequence ATGACGACCAAAACAGATCGCAGAGAATTTCTAGTGACAACGGCCGGATTAGCGGCCGTACCCGCGTTGCTGTCTGCCCCGAACGCGAAGGCCCAAAACGGCCCGAAGGCAGGTTGGGCGATCGTCGGCCTTGGCAACTATGCGCAGTATGCGATGCAGCGTTTCGCTCCGTCAAACACGTCCCGGATCGCGGCTCTTGTTAGCAGCGACCGGGCCAAGGCCGAACAATTCGCTATCCGGTACAGCGTAAGGTCCGACAGCATTTACAATTACGAGAATTTCGACTCCATCAAAGATAACAAAGATGTTTCGGTCGTTTACATCATAACCCCAAACGGCACTCATGCCGACTTAGCTATTCGGGCGATGGAAGCGGGCAAACACGTGATCGTCGAGAAGACGATGGCCGCGACAACTGTCGACGCTATCAGAATGATCAATGCGGCAAAGCGGCTGAACAAAAAGCTGATGGTCGCCTACAGGGCGAGGTTCGAACCGTTCAATCAGAACGTGATCCGCATGGCCCGTGAAGAGGAATTCGGAAAGATCACTTCGATCGTCGCACACAAAGGCTTTGCGATCGGCAATGCTCTCGGCAAGAACAACTGGCGCCTCGACCGAAAGCTGATCGGCGGCGGATCGCTAGTTGACATCGGTGTTTACAGCGTTCAGGCGTGCCGTTATATCGCCGGTGCGGAACCGGTCGAAGTGACGGCCAGCATCAGTAATACATCCGGCGATCCGCGATTTAAGGACGTGGAAGAAAGCATTGCATTCACGCTGAAGTTTCCGAACGGATGTCTTGCGACCGGATCCGCAAGTTGGAATTATTCACTGCAGAATTATTTCCGTGCCGTCGGCACAAAGGGATGGGTGGAACTTGATCCGGCGACGAGCAATGCAAATCTGCGGATGTTCGCCTCGAAAGATGTCGTTCGATCGGGTCCGGCGCCACAGCCGAGCCGCGTCGTCGAAGAACGTTTTTTCCCGAGCGTCGATCAATTGCCCGTGATGTTCGATCACTTCTCCGATTGCGTCCTTAACGATAAACAGCCGATGCTGGCGATGGAAGAAGGCCTCCGTGACCTCGAGGTCATCGAGGCGATCTACGAGAGCGCCCGGACGGGCAAAGCCGTTACGCCGAAATATGCCGCGATCTAG
- a CDS encoding DUF1572 family protein, translating into MLNQILIDIYRRDLAKLKAEIELYLNEADLWRVDGKIANSAGNLTLHLVGNLRHFFGAVLGDTGYVRDRDREFSDVRVSRADLLAGVDQAVADVLATLEKLTADDLTRTYPIEVFGHPMTTEFFLVHLATHLNYHLGQINYHRRLLGS; encoded by the coding sequence ATGCTGAATCAGATACTTATCGACATATACAGGCGCGACCTTGCGAAGCTCAAGGCCGAGATCGAGTTGTATTTGAACGAGGCCGATCTCTGGCGGGTAGACGGCAAGATAGCAAATTCGGCGGGAAATCTGACTCTGCATCTTGTTGGCAATCTCCGGCATTTCTTTGGTGCAGTGCTCGGCGATACCGGATACGTTCGTGACCGCGATAGAGAATTCTCAGATGTAAGAGTTTCGCGGGCCGATCTACTTGCCGGCGTCGATCAAGCGGTAGCCGATGTGCTCGCTACGCTGGAGAAACTTACGGCTGACGATCTTACAAGAACTTATCCGATCGAGGTCTTCGGCCATCCAATGACGACGGAATTCTTCCTCGTCCATCTCGCCACACACCTCAACTACCACCTTGGCCAGATCAACTATCATCGACGGCTGCTCGGCAGCTAG